A single window of Eucalyptus grandis isolate ANBG69807.140 chromosome 1, ASM1654582v1, whole genome shotgun sequence DNA harbors:
- the LOC120292749 gene encoding uncharacterized protein LOC120292749: protein MTTNKGVSGTTVGFENQKKSASKNDAAGKANIRRKALADVSNVRKSDVSNKVVCDGSKPMKYKSEGFPSLHRVSVDPSIRKAGVAKKKSFVVDPQNDYKL from the exons ATGACAACTAACAAAGGCGTCAGTGGGACTACT GTTGGTTTTGAGAACCAAAAGAAGAGCGCTAGTAAAAATGATGCTGCTG GCAAAGCAAATATAAGAAGAAAAGCTTTGGCTGATGTTAGCAATGTTCGAAAAAGTGATGTTTCCAATAAAGTTGTTTGCGATGGGTCCAAACCAAT GAAGTACAAAAGTGAGGGCTTCCCATCTTTGCATCG TGTTTCGGTGGATCCAAGCATTAGGAAAGCAGGAGTtgcgaaaaagaaatcttttgtGGTG GATCCTCAAAATGACTACAAACTTTAA